A stretch of the Bacillus licheniformis DSM 13 = ATCC 14580 genome encodes the following:
- a CDS encoding dienelactone hydrolase family protein: MRSQLFKLLGDLPGKKSIDASTLKIEEKSSFILETLLLDLNGIEAVPAYFAKPKQMNGKRPAVLYCHSHGGRYERGKEELVEGAEYLQAPPFAEELTALGFSVLAIDHWAFGDRRGKTESEIFKEMLWTGRVMWGMMVFDSIRAIDYLKMREDIDESRIASLGMSMGGLMAWWTAALDERVSVCVDICAQVDSETLIKTQNLDRHNLYSYVPGLVKHFSTAQIESLIAPRPHLSLVGTADKLTPVQGIDIIEEKLSDVYIEKGAGERYEVFRSHSGHLETAGMRHKAVGFLKTWL; the protein is encoded by the coding sequence ATGCGCAGTCAACTTTTCAAACTGCTCGGCGATTTGCCGGGGAAAAAAAGCATTGATGCGAGCACTCTTAAAATCGAAGAAAAGTCATCTTTTATTCTCGAAACGCTTTTGCTTGATTTAAACGGAATTGAAGCGGTGCCGGCCTATTTTGCAAAACCGAAACAGATGAACGGCAAGCGGCCGGCCGTGCTTTACTGTCATTCACACGGAGGGCGCTACGAAAGGGGAAAGGAGGAGCTGGTTGAAGGAGCGGAGTACTTGCAAGCGCCGCCGTTCGCCGAGGAATTGACGGCTTTGGGATTCTCCGTGCTTGCGATTGATCATTGGGCTTTCGGAGACAGGCGGGGCAAAACGGAGAGTGAGATATTTAAAGAAATGCTTTGGACAGGGCGGGTGATGTGGGGAATGATGGTTTTCGACAGCATCAGAGCCATCGATTATCTGAAAATGAGGGAGGACATAGACGAAAGCCGCATCGCTTCACTCGGCATGTCGATGGGAGGTCTGATGGCCTGGTGGACCGCTGCATTGGATGAGCGGGTCAGCGTATGCGTTGATATATGCGCTCAGGTGGACAGCGAAACATTAATCAAGACGCAGAATTTGGACCGCCACAATCTCTATTCTTATGTTCCAGGGCTGGTCAAACACTTTTCAACCGCTCAAATCGAAAGCTTGATCGCTCCAAGGCCTCATTTAAGCCTGGTCGGAACCGCAGATAAACTGACGCCGGTTCAAGGGATTGACATTATTGAAGAAAAGCTGTCCGATGTGTATATAGAAAAAGGCGCAGGTGAACGCTATGAAGTGTTTCGTTCTCATTCAGGGCACCTCGAGACAGCCGGAATGAGGCATAAAGCGGTCGGTTTCTTAAAAACATGGCTGTAA
- a CDS encoding APC family permease, which yields MREKKLGPLLLSGLMTGPILGSGIILLPPMIHQTAGDYAIFAWLLMLGIGFLFAWVFARLSVEYPNDAGIAYAAEKAFGSRVKKLAVFYFIMAASFGPAAVLMTAGEYIHSLAAGTAFPAELYGFVFFIFCMVILCFNLSFVGMVALIFSTAAALILFGSSAASVPYFREGPLVDGTFQFTDFGRGLLLLFWALVGWEIVGNYSMEVKNRGKTIPRAVVISSLTVTVIYLATAAAVQWIDPGFSANGQLKLAMMLTPLFGSFALPVIAVLTAVLCMCAYFQVTGGAARLVASQAGGLFAYRSRGNQPTAALGLIFLIHTIVFVCLMFHFLNVETLVLIANAFFICNSLCGLAAAYKLLSGRIYKKVCLFLMGGFTLLLLFSSSWVLLFIMLASALFVVNFRQLNIWKKVKRPFKSY from the coding sequence ATGAGAGAAAAAAAGCTTGGTCCTTTATTGTTAAGCGGGCTGATGACGGGGCCCATTTTAGGATCCGGAATCATTCTGCTGCCTCCGATGATTCATCAGACAGCTGGAGACTACGCGATTTTTGCGTGGCTGTTGATGCTGGGAATCGGTTTTTTATTTGCCTGGGTTTTTGCCAGATTAAGCGTCGAGTATCCGAATGATGCCGGGATTGCTTATGCGGCTGAAAAAGCGTTCGGGTCGCGTGTTAAAAAGTTGGCAGTCTTTTATTTTATCATGGCTGCGAGCTTCGGCCCCGCCGCCGTATTAATGACGGCCGGCGAATATATTCATTCTCTTGCGGCAGGCACGGCATTCCCTGCTGAACTGTACGGCTTTGTTTTTTTCATCTTTTGTATGGTTATCCTTTGCTTTAATCTTTCATTTGTCGGCATGGTTGCACTCATTTTTTCCACTGCCGCGGCGCTTATCCTGTTTGGAAGCAGCGCGGCTTCCGTGCCTTACTTCCGTGAGGGGCCTCTCGTAGACGGAACATTTCAGTTTACCGATTTTGGCCGCGGATTGCTGCTCCTGTTCTGGGCATTGGTCGGATGGGAAATCGTCGGCAACTACAGCATGGAAGTGAAAAACCGCGGGAAAACGATTCCACGGGCTGTCGTGATCAGCAGCCTGACGGTAACGGTCATATATTTGGCGACCGCGGCAGCTGTTCAGTGGATTGATCCTGGATTCTCCGCAAACGGACAATTGAAGCTGGCGATGATGCTGACGCCGTTGTTCGGATCTTTTGCATTGCCGGTGATCGCAGTGCTCACCGCTGTCCTCTGTATGTGTGCTTATTTTCAGGTGACAGGCGGAGCAGCCAGGCTGGTGGCCTCGCAGGCCGGCGGGCTGTTTGCCTACAGATCAAGGGGAAATCAGCCGACTGCAGCGCTGGGGCTTATATTTCTCATCCATACGATCGTTTTCGTCTGCCTGATGTTTCACTTTCTTAATGTTGAGACGCTGGTTCTGATCGCAAACGCCTTTTTCATCTGCAACTCGCTGTGCGGTCTTGCCGCAGCTTACAAGCTGTTATCAGGCCGCATTTACAAAAAAGTATGCCTCTTTCTCATGGGGGGCTTCACGCTGCTTCTTTTGTTTTCATCATCGTGGGTATTACTGTTTATCATGCTTGCCAGCGCATTGTTTGTTGTGAACTTCCGCCAACTTAACATCTGGAAAAAGGTAAAACGCCCTTTCAAATCGTATTAA